GATCGATTCCACCGAGGCCATCAAGCAGGCGGTGATGGCCGGCCTGGGCGTGGCCCTGGTCTCGCTGCACACCATCGGCCTGGAATGGCGCAACGGCCTGCTGGCCGCGCCGGCGGTCGAGGGCCTGCCGCTGATGCGCCGCTGGCATGTGGTGAACACCGCCGCCAAGCTGCTGTCGCCGGCCGCCGAGGCGCTGCGTTATTTCGTGCTCGAACACGGCGAAGCCCGCCTGGCTGCGATGTTCGGCGACGACGTGCCGCAGCCGCTGTGACCGCGCAGCGCAACCCGATTTCCATCTCCCCCGCCCAGACCATGACCCTCGCACCTCGCACCACCTCGCACGGCGTGCCCTTTCCGGCGCGCGACCTGCTGGCCCTGCACCAGGAGCTGCACGCCCGCCCCGCCCTGCCCACCCGGCCGACCTGCGTGGTGTCGTCGTGGGTGCATGCCGGCATGAGCGCCGAGCGCGCCGAAGCCGCGCTGGCCACGCTGTGCCTGGCCTGCGGCAGCACGCCGCCGGCCGCCGGCGCCCGCCACCATGTGCTGCAGGCACCGGGCTTTGCGCTCAAGCTCGAGCGGCATGGCGAGTTCGTGAGCTTCCAGCTCAACCGCCCGCTGCCCGACATCGCCAGCGGCAGCGAGCCCGACGACGCCACGCTGCAGGCCCTGCTGCAAAGCGCCAGCGCGCTGCCGGTGCTGCCCGATGCCTTCGTGTCGCTGCTGTCGGGCGACGGCGCCGGCCGCCTGGTGGCCGCCGCCCATGTGCTGCTGATCGACGCCCGCGAGCACGAGGCCATGCTGGGCCGCTGCCAGGCCCTGCTGAAGGCCCAGGCCGGCGGCGGCCACGACGACGCCGCCACGCTGGCCGGTGCCTGGATCGGCGACGGCCAGCGCGGCGCCCTGCTCACCCACCTGCGCCTGGGCACCGACGGCTTCACCCGCTTCGTGCTGCTCGATTTCGGCCTGCCGCCCGACCAGGCCGCGCGCGAGGCCCAGCGCCTGTGCGAGATCGAGGCCTACCGCATGCTGGCGATGATGGGTTTTCCGGTGGCGCAGCAAGAGGCCGCGCTGCTGGCCGAACTCGAGCGCACGCTGCAGGGCACGGTGGACGCCATGGCCAACGACCAGTCGGCCGACGACACCCGGGCCTTCGAAACCCTCACCCGCCTGGCGGCCGAGGTCGAGCACAGCACCGCCCGCACCCGCTACCGCTTCTCGGCCACACGCGCCTACCACCGCATCGTCGAGCGCCGGCTGGCCGATCTGCGCGAGCAGCGCATCCCGGGCGTGCAGACGCTGTCGGGCTTTCTGTCGCGCCGTTTCACGCCGGCGATGGCGCTGTGCGACAGCACCGACGGCCGCCTGACCGACATCGCCGAGCGCATCAACCGCGCCACCAGCCTGGCGCGGGTGCGCATCGAGGTGCGGCGCGAAGAAGGCAACCAGGAGCTGCTGCGCGCACTCGCCACGCGCCAGAAGCAGCAGCTGCAGCTGCAGCA
The genomic region above belongs to Aquabacterium sp. OR-4 and contains:
- a CDS encoding DUF3422 domain-containing protein; the protein is MTLAPRTTSHGVPFPARDLLALHQELHARPALPTRPTCVVSSWVHAGMSAERAEAALATLCLACGSTPPAAGARHHVLQAPGFALKLERHGEFVSFQLNRPLPDIASGSEPDDATLQALLQSASALPVLPDAFVSLLSGDGAGRLVAAAHVLLIDAREHEAMLGRCQALLKAQAGGGHDDAATLAGAWIGDGQRGALLTHLRLGTDGFTRFVLLDFGLPPDQAAREAQRLCEIEAYRMLAMMGFPVAQQEAALLAELERTLQGTVDAMANDQSADDTRAFETLTRLAAEVEHSTARTRYRFSATRAYHRIVERRLADLREQRIPGVQTLSGFLSRRFTPAMALCDSTDGRLTDIAERINRATSLARVRIEVRREEGNQELLRALATRQKQQLQLQQTVEGLSVVAISYYALGLVGYLAKAAKVLPVLEPLHLQPDLVVGVAALPVVLAVAWFVQKLRQHLH